One region of Lampris incognitus isolate fLamInc1 chromosome 4, fLamInc1.hap2, whole genome shotgun sequence genomic DNA includes:
- the tdrd3 gene encoding tudor domain-containing protein 3 isoform X2, with the protein MTDLAESLAREGWYLSDEGITELKGAVEKISHADIIRIALNSDLRPIGRKVLPSEINSGRVEKLEGPCVLQVQKVRNISSPKDNEESQAAPRMLRMQMTDGHTNCVGLEIKHLSKISLNTPPGTKVKLLGTVLVRNGFLHLDDSKISVLGGEVDHMVEKWELQRSLAKHSRSNIGAEGGPPPFVPFGQKCVRKEEVDSRELDQRKTLQSTGVVKTTDENDEFEKQRTAAIAEVAKTKEASRTFGGGGNAGRNLSSAGSSHRGRESYQQRRREERVERTESRQEGNYRELVDERALRNIMEMGFNREAARQALMDNNNNLEVALNSLLTGASGSRPCPATAEYNRPPPRARGKGRGRSRTEEEEEGAGGRPSGPSTLFDFLESKMGGFSIDETKNQPPQRHQEGRMSFVNSDHYSKDASQTRHTSHNDGRQQRNDRPPRFHKDTDFPKPGLEPLLTSTAPQSSGPAQPWKGQERASRIGPDRWQNDRRETRDEQNSSSLSSTFTRSKDQVQHMESSGTFHQRFRNGDGGGGNLAGGFHQAARESSASELSHRRGPKDNILLSKSSESGSHALNIKGSRRADNRSEEPNNNRRRGKNDRPNSDHFDRQRDSWLLNCNSWGENSATAQEAGLSRDSRSTKGDQSHLQNGDSEPKRTGPIKQTNPSGHREELPKKNTSQNAGPKKRSGQGKGQGPKGSERGHVMEHSWKPGDQCLALYWEDSKFYRARIDAVHPSGSTAVVVFSDYGNCEEVLLHNIKPIAADIWSL; encoded by the exons ATGACCGATCTGGCAGAGTCTCTTGCCAGAGAAGGCTG GTACCTCAGTGATGAGGGGATTACGGAACTGAAAGGTGCTGTTGAGAAAATATCACATGCAGACATTATCCGTATTGCGCTCAAT AGTGATCTTCGACCTATTGGCAGAAAAGTCCTACCGTCGGAGATCAACAGCGGAAGGGTTGAGAAG CTGGAGGGTCCATGTGTTCTCCAGGTACAGAAGGTGAGGAACATCTCGTCCCCCAAAGACAATGAAGAATCCCAAGCAGCTCCCAGAATGCTGCGAATGCAGATGACAGATGGGCACACCAACTGTGTAGGACTGGAAATTAAACACCTGTCCAAGATCAG TTTAAACACCCCCCCTGGAACAAAGGTAAAGCTCCTTGGCACTGTCCTAGTTAGAAATGGTTTTCTGCATCTGGATGACTCCAAAATCTCCGTCCTTGGGGGAGAGGTCGATCACATGGTGGAAAAATGGGAACTTCAGCGG AGCCTGGCCAAACACAGCAGGAGCAACATCGGCGCAGAAGGTGGACCTCCTCCCTTCGTGCCATTTGGACAG AAGTGTGTGAGGAAGGAAGAAGTAGACAGCAGAGAATTGGACCAGAGAAAGACCCTGCAGAGCACTGGCGTTGTCAAAACTACTGATGAGAATGATGAGTTTGAAAAGCAGCGGACAGCAGCCATTGCTGAGGTGGCCAAGACCAAAGAG GCCTCTCGCACATTCGGTGGTGGAGGAAACGCCGGCCGTAACTTGAGCAGTGCTGGTTCCTCCCACCGTGGCCGAGAGTCCTACCAGCAGCGGAGACGCGAGGAGAGGGTTGAGAGGACCGAGAGCAGACAGGAGGGAAACTACAGAGAGCTG GTGGACGAGCGGGCTTTGAGGAACATCATGGAGATGGGGTTTAACAGGGAGGCTGCCCGGCAGGCTCTGATGGATAACAACAACAACCTGGAAGTGGCCCTCAACAGCCTGTTGACTGGAGCCTCTGGCAGCAGGCCCTGCCCAGCCACAGCTGAATACAACAGGCCCCCGCCAAGAG CAAGAGGGAAGGGAAGAGGAAGGTCCCGGactgaggaagaagaggaaggagcaggaggaaggccATCCGGACCTAGCACTCTCTTTGACTTCCTGGAATCCAAGATGGGAGGTTTTTCCATTGATG AAACAAAAAACCAGCCGCCTCAGAGACATCAGGAGGGCAGAATGAGTTTCGTCAACTCTGATCATTATTCCAAAGATGCATCACAGACCAGGCACACCTCGCATAATGACGGCAGGCAACAAAGGAACGACAGACCACCCCGCTTCCACAAGGACACTGACTTTCCCAAACCTGGCCTGGAGCCCCTCTTGACTTCCACAGCCCCCCAATCCTCCGGCCCGGCCCAGCCATGGAAGGGGCAGGAGAGAGCGTCCCGTATCGGACCAGACAGGTGGCAGaatgacaggagggagacacgagATGAACAGAACTCTTCTTCACTCTCATCCACATTTACACGGTCTAAAGATCAGGTGCAGCATATGGAATCTTCTGGAACTTTTCACCAGAGGTTCAGAAATGGAGATGGCGGCGGTGGGAATCTGGCTGGGGGTTTTCATCAAGCTGCACGAGAGAGCTCAGCTTCTGAGCTGTCTCATAGGAGAGGGCCAAAAGATAACATCCTATTGTCTAAATCAAGTGAGTCTGGAAGCCATGCGCTAAATATAAAAGGATCTAGACGGGCTGATAACAGAAGTGAAGAACCCAACAACAACAGGAGAAGGGGGAAAAATGATCGGCCTAACTCAGACCACTTTGACCGTCAAAGGGACAGCTGGCTGCTGAACTGTAACTCATGGGGCGAGAACTCAGCGACAGCCCAAGAAGCGGGGTTGTCTCGGGACTCTCGATCTACAAAGGGGGATCAATCCCACCTTCAGAATGGGGACTCTGAGCCTAAACGAACTGGGCCAATTAAGCAAACAAACCCATCTGGTCACAGAGAGGAGCTGCCCAAGAAAAACACATCTCAGAACGCAGGGCCCAAGAAAAGATCAGGACAAGGCAAAGGTCAAGGTCCTAAAGGGTCGGAGAGAGGTCATGTAATGGAGCATTCATGGAAACCTGGAGATCAGTGCCTGGCACTCTACTGGGAGGACAGCAAG TTCTACCGCGCCAGAATCGATGCTGTGCATCCGTCAGGCTCCACGGCAGTGGTGGTGTTCAGTGACTATGGCAACTGTGAAGAGGTTCTGCTGCACAACATCAAACCTATTGCTGCTGACATTTGG
- the tdrd3 gene encoding tudor domain-containing protein 3 isoform X1 yields the protein MTDLAESLAREGWYLSDEGITELKGAVEKISHADIIRIALNSDLRPIGRKVLPSEINSGRVEKLEGPCVLQVQKVRNISSPKDNEESQAAPRMLRMQMTDGHTNCVGLEIKHLSKISLNTPPGTKVKLLGTVLVRNGFLHLDDSKISVLGGEVDHMVEKWELQRSLAKHSRSNIGAEGGPPPFVPFGQKCVRKEEVDSRELDQRKTLQSTGVVKTTDENDEFEKQRTAAIAEVAKTKEASRTFGGGGNAGRNLSSAGSSHRGRESYQQRRREERVERTESRQEGNYRELVDERALRNIMEMGFNREAARQALMDNNNNLEVALNSLLTGASGSRPCPATAEYNRPPPRARGKGRGRSRTEEEEEGAGGRPSGPSTLFDFLESKMGGFSIDETKNQPPQRHQEGRMSFVNSDHYSKDASQTRHTSHNDGRQQRNDRPPRFHKDTDFPKPGLEPLLTSTAPQSSGPAQPWKGQERASRIGPDRWQNDRRETRDEQNSSSLSSTFTRSKDQVQHMESSGTFHQRFRNGDGGGGNLAGGFHQAARESSASELSHRRGPKDNILLSKSSESGSHALNIKGSRRADNRSEEPNNNRRRGKNDRPNSDHFDRQRDSWLLNCNSWGENSATAQEAGLSRDSRSTKGDQSHLQNGDSEPKRTGPIKQTNPSGHREELPKKNTSQNAGPKKRSGQGKGQGPKGSERGHVMEHSWKPGDQCLALYWEDSKFYRARIDAVHPSGSTAVVVFSDYGNCEEVLLHNIKPIAADIWEEDDGYYDSSLEFRRGGDGQPRRTRPTQQYYQPPRARD from the exons ATGACCGATCTGGCAGAGTCTCTTGCCAGAGAAGGCTG GTACCTCAGTGATGAGGGGATTACGGAACTGAAAGGTGCTGTTGAGAAAATATCACATGCAGACATTATCCGTATTGCGCTCAAT AGTGATCTTCGACCTATTGGCAGAAAAGTCCTACCGTCGGAGATCAACAGCGGAAGGGTTGAGAAG CTGGAGGGTCCATGTGTTCTCCAGGTACAGAAGGTGAGGAACATCTCGTCCCCCAAAGACAATGAAGAATCCCAAGCAGCTCCCAGAATGCTGCGAATGCAGATGACAGATGGGCACACCAACTGTGTAGGACTGGAAATTAAACACCTGTCCAAGATCAG TTTAAACACCCCCCCTGGAACAAAGGTAAAGCTCCTTGGCACTGTCCTAGTTAGAAATGGTTTTCTGCATCTGGATGACTCCAAAATCTCCGTCCTTGGGGGAGAGGTCGATCACATGGTGGAAAAATGGGAACTTCAGCGG AGCCTGGCCAAACACAGCAGGAGCAACATCGGCGCAGAAGGTGGACCTCCTCCCTTCGTGCCATTTGGACAG AAGTGTGTGAGGAAGGAAGAAGTAGACAGCAGAGAATTGGACCAGAGAAAGACCCTGCAGAGCACTGGCGTTGTCAAAACTACTGATGAGAATGATGAGTTTGAAAAGCAGCGGACAGCAGCCATTGCTGAGGTGGCCAAGACCAAAGAG GCCTCTCGCACATTCGGTGGTGGAGGAAACGCCGGCCGTAACTTGAGCAGTGCTGGTTCCTCCCACCGTGGCCGAGAGTCCTACCAGCAGCGGAGACGCGAGGAGAGGGTTGAGAGGACCGAGAGCAGACAGGAGGGAAACTACAGAGAGCTG GTGGACGAGCGGGCTTTGAGGAACATCATGGAGATGGGGTTTAACAGGGAGGCTGCCCGGCAGGCTCTGATGGATAACAACAACAACCTGGAAGTGGCCCTCAACAGCCTGTTGACTGGAGCCTCTGGCAGCAGGCCCTGCCCAGCCACAGCTGAATACAACAGGCCCCCGCCAAGAG CAAGAGGGAAGGGAAGAGGAAGGTCCCGGactgaggaagaagaggaaggagcaggaggaaggccATCCGGACCTAGCACTCTCTTTGACTTCCTGGAATCCAAGATGGGAGGTTTTTCCATTGATG AAACAAAAAACCAGCCGCCTCAGAGACATCAGGAGGGCAGAATGAGTTTCGTCAACTCTGATCATTATTCCAAAGATGCATCACAGACCAGGCACACCTCGCATAATGACGGCAGGCAACAAAGGAACGACAGACCACCCCGCTTCCACAAGGACACTGACTTTCCCAAACCTGGCCTGGAGCCCCTCTTGACTTCCACAGCCCCCCAATCCTCCGGCCCGGCCCAGCCATGGAAGGGGCAGGAGAGAGCGTCCCGTATCGGACCAGACAGGTGGCAGaatgacaggagggagacacgagATGAACAGAACTCTTCTTCACTCTCATCCACATTTACACGGTCTAAAGATCAGGTGCAGCATATGGAATCTTCTGGAACTTTTCACCAGAGGTTCAGAAATGGAGATGGCGGCGGTGGGAATCTGGCTGGGGGTTTTCATCAAGCTGCACGAGAGAGCTCAGCTTCTGAGCTGTCTCATAGGAGAGGGCCAAAAGATAACATCCTATTGTCTAAATCAAGTGAGTCTGGAAGCCATGCGCTAAATATAAAAGGATCTAGACGGGCTGATAACAGAAGTGAAGAACCCAACAACAACAGGAGAAGGGGGAAAAATGATCGGCCTAACTCAGACCACTTTGACCGTCAAAGGGACAGCTGGCTGCTGAACTGTAACTCATGGGGCGAGAACTCAGCGACAGCCCAAGAAGCGGGGTTGTCTCGGGACTCTCGATCTACAAAGGGGGATCAATCCCACCTTCAGAATGGGGACTCTGAGCCTAAACGAACTGGGCCAATTAAGCAAACAAACCCATCTGGTCACAGAGAGGAGCTGCCCAAGAAAAACACATCTCAGAACGCAGGGCCCAAGAAAAGATCAGGACAAGGCAAAGGTCAAGGTCCTAAAGGGTCGGAGAGAGGTCATGTAATGGAGCATTCATGGAAACCTGGAGATCAGTGCCTGGCACTCTACTGGGAGGACAGCAAG TTCTACCGCGCCAGAATCGATGCTGTGCATCCGTCAGGCTCCACGGCAGTGGTGGTGTTCAGTGACTATGGCAACTGTGAAGAGGTTCTGCTGCACAACATCAAACCTATTGCTGCTGACATTTGG GAGGAAGATGATGGTTACTATGACAGCTCACTAGAGTTCCGCCGTGGGGGAGATGGGCAACCTAGACGCACCCGACCCACACAACAGTATTACCAGCCACCCAGGGCGCGCGATTGA